The following coding sequences are from one Carettochelys insculpta isolate YL-2023 chromosome 5, ASM3395843v1, whole genome shotgun sequence window:
- the ZBTB5 gene encoding zinc finger and BTB domain-containing protein 5 isoform X1: MLLHKVASISVIVIWCWIMDFPGHFEQIFQQLNYQRLHGQLCDCVIVVGNRHFKAHRSVLAACSTHFRALFTVAEGDQTMNMIQLDSEVVTAEAFAALIDMMYTSTLMLGESNVMDVLLAASHLHLNSVVKACKHYLTTRTLPMSPPSDRVQEQNARMQRSFMLQQLGLSIVSSALNSTQNAEEQQNTMSSSMRSNMEQRTTFPIRRLHKRKQSSEDRARQRIRPTIDDSIISDVTPESGQSVHSREEFFSPDSLKIVDNSKADVTDNQEDNTIMFDQSFSAQEDAQVPSQSDNGGGPISQMTMASQATQVETSFDQEATSEKNNFQCENPEISLGEKEHMRVVVKSEPLSSPEPQDEVSDVTSQAEGSESVEVEGVVSAEKIELSPESSDRSFSDPQSSTDRVGDIHILEVSNNLEHKSTFSISNFLNKSRGGNFGANQNDDNIPNTTSDCRMDGDASYLMSPESGSTNGHASATVSHVENPFNEPADSHFVRPMQDVMGLPCVQTSGYRAAEQFGMDFPRSGLGLHSLSRAMMGSSRGGASSFPGYRRIAPKMPVVTSVRSSQMQDSTSNSQLIMNGTTSSFENGHPAQPGPPQLTRASADVLSKCKKALSEHNVLVVEGARKYACKICCKTFLTLTDCKKHIRVHTGEKPYACLKCGKRFSQSSHLYKHSKTTCLRWQSSNLPSTLL; the protein is encoded by the exons ATGCTGCTTCACAAGGTTGCCAGCATAAGTGTTATAGTAATATGGTGCTG GATCATGGATTTTCCAGGACATTTTGAGCAAATCTTTCAACAGCTAAACTACCAGCGCCTTCATGGTCAACTTTGTGACTGTGTCATCGTGGTGGGGAACAGGCATTTCAAAGCCCATCGCTCTGTTTTGGCAGCATGCAGCACACACTTTCGAGCTCTGTTTACTGTAGCAGAGGGAGATCAAACCATGAACATGATCCAGCTGGACAGTGAAGTAGTGACAGCTGAGGCCTTTGCTGCTCTGATTGACATGATGTACACCTCCACACTGATGCTTGGAGAGAGCAATGTTATGGATGTCTTACTGGCAGCTTCTCACTTACATTTGAACTCTGTTGTTAAAGCATGTAAACACTACCTTACCACAAGGACGCTGCCGATGTCGCCACCTAGCGACAGAGTTCAAGAACAGAATGCACGCATGCAAAGATCTTTCATGCTTCAGCAGCTTGGACTAAGTATAGTGAGCTCAGCATTGAATTCCACCCAGAATGCAGAGGAGCAACAAAATACGATGAGCTCATCAATGAGAAGTAACATGGAACAGCGTACTACTTTTCCTATTCGGCGTCTCCACAAACGTAAACAGTCTTCTGAAGACCGGGCCAGACAGCGAATCAGGCCTACTATAGATGATTCCATCATTTCAGATGTTACTCCAGAGAGTGGGCAGTCAGTTCATTCCCGAGAAGAATTTTTTTCACCAGATTCTCTGAAGATTGTGGACAATTCTAAAGCTGATGTTACCGATAATCAAGAGGATAATACCATTATGTTTGATCAGTCTTTTAGTGCTCAAGAAGATGCTCAAGTGCCCAGCCAGTCTGACAATGGTGGAGGACCCATTTCACAAATGACCATGGCATCGCAAGCAACACAAGTGGAAACTAGTTTTGACCAGGAGGCGACTTCTGAGAAAAACAACTTCCAGTGTGAAAATCCAGAGATCAGCCTCGGTGAAAAAGAACACATGAGGGTGGTGGTTAAATCTGAGCCTTTGAGTTCCCCAGAGCCTCAAGATGAAGTGAGTGATGTCACTTCCCAAGCAGAAGGCAGTGAGTCTGTTGAAGTGGAAGGAGTAGTGAGTGCAGAAAAGATAGAACTGAGTCCTGAAAGTAGTGATCGTAGCTTTTCTGACCCACAATCTAGTACTGATAGGGTTGGTGACATCCATATTTTGGAGGTGTCAAATAACCTGGAACATAAGTCTACTTTCAGTATCTCAAATTTTCTGAATAAAAGCCGAGGTGGCAATTTTGGTGCTAATCAAAATGATGACAACATTCCAAATACAACCAGTGATTGCAGAATGGATGGAGATGCCTCTTATTTAATGAGCCCGGAGTCTGGATCTACTAATGGTCATGCCTCTGCAACTGTCTCTCATGTGGAGAATCCATTCAATGAACCTGCAGACTCTCACTTTGTTAGACCCATGCAGGATGTAATGGGTCTTCCATGTGTACAGACTTCTGGATACCGGGCAGCTGAACAGTTTGGGATGGACTTTCCAAGGTCTGGCTTGGGACTACACTCTTTGTCAAGAGCAATGATGGGCTCTTCAAGAGGTGGAGCTAGTAGCTTTCCTGGCTACCGTCGCATAGCCCCCAAAATGCCTGTTGTGACCTCTGTTAGGAGCTCCCAAATGCAAGATAGTACATCTAATTCCCAGTTGATAATGAATGGGAccacttcctcttttgaaaatggacATCCTGCCCAGCCTGGTCCACCACAGTTGACCAGGGCATCTGCTgatgttctttcaaaatgtaAGAAAGCCTTATCAGAGCACAATGTCTTGGTTGTAGAAGGTGCTCGCAAATATGCCTGTAAAATCTGCTGCAAGACTTTCTTGACCTTAACAGACTGTAAGAAGCACATCCGTGTGCACACAGGAGAAAAGCCTTATGCCTGTTTAAAGTGTGGCAAACGGTTCAGCCAGTCCAGCCATTTGTATAAACATTCCAAAACTACCTGTCTGCGATGGCAGAGCAGCAACCTGCCCAGCACTTTGCTCTAA
- the ZBTB5 gene encoding zinc finger and BTB domain-containing protein 5 isoform X2: protein MDFPGHFEQIFQQLNYQRLHGQLCDCVIVVGNRHFKAHRSVLAACSTHFRALFTVAEGDQTMNMIQLDSEVVTAEAFAALIDMMYTSTLMLGESNVMDVLLAASHLHLNSVVKACKHYLTTRTLPMSPPSDRVQEQNARMQRSFMLQQLGLSIVSSALNSTQNAEEQQNTMSSSMRSNMEQRTTFPIRRLHKRKQSSEDRARQRIRPTIDDSIISDVTPESGQSVHSREEFFSPDSLKIVDNSKADVTDNQEDNTIMFDQSFSAQEDAQVPSQSDNGGGPISQMTMASQATQVETSFDQEATSEKNNFQCENPEISLGEKEHMRVVVKSEPLSSPEPQDEVSDVTSQAEGSESVEVEGVVSAEKIELSPESSDRSFSDPQSSTDRVGDIHILEVSNNLEHKSTFSISNFLNKSRGGNFGANQNDDNIPNTTSDCRMDGDASYLMSPESGSTNGHASATVSHVENPFNEPADSHFVRPMQDVMGLPCVQTSGYRAAEQFGMDFPRSGLGLHSLSRAMMGSSRGGASSFPGYRRIAPKMPVVTSVRSSQMQDSTSNSQLIMNGTTSSFENGHPAQPGPPQLTRASADVLSKCKKALSEHNVLVVEGARKYACKICCKTFLTLTDCKKHIRVHTGEKPYACLKCGKRFSQSSHLYKHSKTTCLRWQSSNLPSTLL from the coding sequence ATGGATTTTCCAGGACATTTTGAGCAAATCTTTCAACAGCTAAACTACCAGCGCCTTCATGGTCAACTTTGTGACTGTGTCATCGTGGTGGGGAACAGGCATTTCAAAGCCCATCGCTCTGTTTTGGCAGCATGCAGCACACACTTTCGAGCTCTGTTTACTGTAGCAGAGGGAGATCAAACCATGAACATGATCCAGCTGGACAGTGAAGTAGTGACAGCTGAGGCCTTTGCTGCTCTGATTGACATGATGTACACCTCCACACTGATGCTTGGAGAGAGCAATGTTATGGATGTCTTACTGGCAGCTTCTCACTTACATTTGAACTCTGTTGTTAAAGCATGTAAACACTACCTTACCACAAGGACGCTGCCGATGTCGCCACCTAGCGACAGAGTTCAAGAACAGAATGCACGCATGCAAAGATCTTTCATGCTTCAGCAGCTTGGACTAAGTATAGTGAGCTCAGCATTGAATTCCACCCAGAATGCAGAGGAGCAACAAAATACGATGAGCTCATCAATGAGAAGTAACATGGAACAGCGTACTACTTTTCCTATTCGGCGTCTCCACAAACGTAAACAGTCTTCTGAAGACCGGGCCAGACAGCGAATCAGGCCTACTATAGATGATTCCATCATTTCAGATGTTACTCCAGAGAGTGGGCAGTCAGTTCATTCCCGAGAAGAATTTTTTTCACCAGATTCTCTGAAGATTGTGGACAATTCTAAAGCTGATGTTACCGATAATCAAGAGGATAATACCATTATGTTTGATCAGTCTTTTAGTGCTCAAGAAGATGCTCAAGTGCCCAGCCAGTCTGACAATGGTGGAGGACCCATTTCACAAATGACCATGGCATCGCAAGCAACACAAGTGGAAACTAGTTTTGACCAGGAGGCGACTTCTGAGAAAAACAACTTCCAGTGTGAAAATCCAGAGATCAGCCTCGGTGAAAAAGAACACATGAGGGTGGTGGTTAAATCTGAGCCTTTGAGTTCCCCAGAGCCTCAAGATGAAGTGAGTGATGTCACTTCCCAAGCAGAAGGCAGTGAGTCTGTTGAAGTGGAAGGAGTAGTGAGTGCAGAAAAGATAGAACTGAGTCCTGAAAGTAGTGATCGTAGCTTTTCTGACCCACAATCTAGTACTGATAGGGTTGGTGACATCCATATTTTGGAGGTGTCAAATAACCTGGAACATAAGTCTACTTTCAGTATCTCAAATTTTCTGAATAAAAGCCGAGGTGGCAATTTTGGTGCTAATCAAAATGATGACAACATTCCAAATACAACCAGTGATTGCAGAATGGATGGAGATGCCTCTTATTTAATGAGCCCGGAGTCTGGATCTACTAATGGTCATGCCTCTGCAACTGTCTCTCATGTGGAGAATCCATTCAATGAACCTGCAGACTCTCACTTTGTTAGACCCATGCAGGATGTAATGGGTCTTCCATGTGTACAGACTTCTGGATACCGGGCAGCTGAACAGTTTGGGATGGACTTTCCAAGGTCTGGCTTGGGACTACACTCTTTGTCAAGAGCAATGATGGGCTCTTCAAGAGGTGGAGCTAGTAGCTTTCCTGGCTACCGTCGCATAGCCCCCAAAATGCCTGTTGTGACCTCTGTTAGGAGCTCCCAAATGCAAGATAGTACATCTAATTCCCAGTTGATAATGAATGGGAccacttcctcttttgaaaatggacATCCTGCCCAGCCTGGTCCACCACAGTTGACCAGGGCATCTGCTgatgttctttcaaaatgtaAGAAAGCCTTATCAGAGCACAATGTCTTGGTTGTAGAAGGTGCTCGCAAATATGCCTGTAAAATCTGCTGCAAGACTTTCTTGACCTTAACAGACTGTAAGAAGCACATCCGTGTGCACACAGGAGAAAAGCCTTATGCCTGTTTAAAGTGTGGCAAACGGTTCAGCCAGTCCAGCCATTTGTATAAACATTCCAAAACTACCTGTCTGCGATGGCAGAGCAGCAACCTGCCCAGCACTTTGCTCTAA